ATAACAACTctgtaatataaaaataaattttaagaaaaatccCTACTTCGAAAAGTTAAACCCATAAACTAAATGCATCACAAGAACCCTTTCTCTCGACCCGAAATCAATTGCAGCTTCAACCACAGGTTCGCTCACTTCCACAATCTgcaaatttttaataaacttTAATAGAGTactatttttcttattttaattttcgagGGTTCCGGACAAGGAACCCTTACCGCACTTAGGAAGAACGCTAGGACAGAGCAGCGGCATCTCCGACGGTAACTCCCAGCGGTGAGGAACTCGTTAACGGTCTCCGACAGCCTGAACGACAGCGGCGGCTCCGCAGACTGCGACTGGGCACAGCAACGCGAGCAGTGCCATGTAAACCCCGgttaaattagtagataattagtcaataaattagtttttaataaggaggATTAGAAATGTGAATGCTATATTAAATTAGGGTAGAGCtcatcgaaacgagaattttgacactaatttcgaaGAAAACGGTCCAAAATTGGACCGAAAGGaccgaaccggttgaaccgaaCCTGAACCGGCTTATCGGTCCAACCGGACCAGCCCATTAAAAAGAGCCACGGGCTCTTTTTCCCTCATTTCCTCAAGGACGCAGCTGAGCTCCAGGGAGAGGAAAGGAACGCCGAACCTTTACGGCAAAGTTCCAAATCCCGTAATTCCTCCGTTCGAGCTCCAATCgtcgcaccgtttgcggccacgcgttcaccgcgtcgagctctacatttctaccggaacaatttcataggtaacTCATTATTTTACACTCAGCCTTCATTTCCcccaattttcgaattttaagtgggaatattgaatttctttgatttctgatgttttaggatccaattagcttgagaaaaacgttcactcttgcttatgtgaagcttaggtaaggtgaggatatgataattctattttaatttcattgaatttgagctttgagtattaaattggatatatatgtgttatgaatgtgtattaggttgtgaataaataattggagcttgaaattgtgaatactggaacttggaggaagcggATTAGTTGAGTTTTGAGGGGCTGTCTTGGTTTTGAATAAATAGCTTTGGTCGTTAcgtggaaatcggccaaggtatggtttaggtttcttgcatttaatatataatgttctgtgaaaacttaggctagatgaccataggataagttggaatgcaggtgtatgtttaatgtttagtaatttgtcgatgaatataattggttattaattttggatgttgaatgttgttatgttaatttggagagaattatagttgaatgttattgttgatgaatatagttggtttggtgcttgttgattaattaatgattcggtgaattattgatttgaggtattttGTGTTAAAAGCCTAGGAATTGTGAACTATGAttcttagttgaattttggttgttggatttgaagATTGTATGAGTTTAATTGTTGATCTGAAGTAGATTTTTGTGGAGATTGTTATGATAATGAGGAAGAGAATGTTGGATTGAAAAGAATGCaggtttggacccgaaaagggtggcaaagtccgagttttagaggaaatgctgccgaaattttataaaaattagagattttgtttatatgattatttaaaaagatttagatttaaaggttatggtttgattttgagttattaagaaaatgagcatgttttaagtttgatttatttagaaaagaatgaattatgttttggattagaACTATTGATAGACGGAGTAGGAGGTGTGataatgaaggataaggattgaatatgATTGATGTATGACGATGAATGAAATGtgattgagaatgatgtggatattgatgaattataattaaattatttaaatggcttatgaatttgaataatctgagatacgagattccctggattaagtgccgtggcttgccaccacgtgtaccaggttgaaaactcgatactctgttgaccctacgacgtaagtgtgtgaccgggcactatataaattcccggaaatgttacccccattgagtattattgattatttgagaaaaaactatgcatagactcttggggatgcacgtcgggggacagtctaagtacaattcagacttgtcgggttggctggataaccgacagatgagcctcatcagccataggacaggcatgcatcatatgcatattacttgaattacttgcttgtgtattaactgggtgtgcctaaatgtacttgccatgttaaatgtatatttgttatCTGTAGTACTTGTAACCTCCTTGTGCTTGCCTTTGTCTGTTTAGTTGTCTGTGAAAATGCATGATGGAGTCGGAGGTATGGAGGAATGGCAGAATGGGATttagatttaaggttaagttaagttagatttaaatatccttagtaaaccaccttttatggcttctgtttaatactttaagctctataatctgagtgtcggtgttctaggattgcctctggcattcccaggaccttatatattatgtgtgtggcacctttaccatactgagaacctccggttctcattccatactatgttgttgtttttcagatgcaggtcgagaggcatctcgttaggcgtctggactcttGAAGCGAAGTGGTTACTGGGATATTTTGTTATGctatgatgtatatatatgtacttagaTTTCTCTCCGCATGACTTATTCTTTTtgatcctcttagaggtttatggagaggcaggattgTGTATATGTACTTTTGGGTTTGGATAcgtatgtatatatgtgtaaatattctccggccagtcttgacttcgcaggctgagttaggagcttgatattttgtatctttggcacTCTATTCCCACTTCTGTTAGCTTATGTTTGATAGTTATGGTTTTCTTAGCACGTAAGTTAACTCGTTCCTTGAGCGTTGCGCCTTTATTGTGCGATTTTTATTTTCCCcttttcttcaaggctcctagcatattataattcttctgctattatatgtacttattttattttagaggtcgtaataccacaccacatttgttttacgacttaagcgtaaagcttagtgtggtagggtgttacattatggtatcagagcagttcgttcctatagagcctgaaaGACGGACTGATTGTACTTCCGTGCATTCTCTGTATATGTgtttatgtgctattaggatatctgaCTGATATATATGGCATAAACGTCTGTGGGCATGCATTTGGAACTTAAACCATTAGACCTGCGGTATTGAGattgatcaacttaatatcacttgtttggtgtgtataagGACCAAATGTCGACTCGCAGACGCGGTCGCGGGCGAGATAGAGGTAGGATAGGCATCGTTACTCCTAGCCTAGTAGGGAATGATCCAGTAGACTTTATGGCTGCCCTGGAAAATATGGCTGCAGCTATGCAGGTGACAGCCGAGGCACTGGGTAATAAGATAAACCAGGGTAATCACGGGAACAATAATGATGAGGACGGTCCTATGACACTTGCTACATTTTTAAAAGTTCACCCTCCGACCTTCAGGAGAACCTCAATCCCACTGATGCATATAGTTGGATTCAGGCTCTGGAAAGGGCGTTACAGGCACAACAGGTTCCTGAGGAGTAATGGGTTGAATTTGAAACTTATCAGTTGCAAGATGAAGTTTAGTATGGGTGACAGGGGACACGATGTATCCTGCAGGCAGGTGACACTGTGATAGTCGGGAGATTGGTTATTTAAGAACCATGTTTTGCTTGATTGCTCTGAAAAGTCAGTACAGTTTATGCCGGAAAGGTCAGAAGCACCGGTTGTGGTGAATAGTTACTATTTGAATTCTATGATAGTAAACTATTCTGGAACTGAATGTCAGGGTATTATGTTATTAACTGCGGGAGTATCAGGTGATGATCAGAGTTTagagcagattccggttgtaTGTGAATTTCCAGATGTGTTTCCGGATGATATTAATGAATtcccacctaaccgagaggttgaatTTGCAATTGAGTTGGTACCTGGAGCCGGTCCGATTTCAATtactccttataggatgtcaccttTAGAAATGGCTGAACTGAAGGCTCAGCTGGAAGATCTGTTAGGTAAGCATTTCATCcgaccaagtgtttctccgTGGGAAGCACCAGTGTTACtagtaaagaagaaggatgtGAGTATGCGGTTGTGTGTCGACTATCGAAAGTTGAATAAAATCACTGTGAAGAATAAATATCCGTTGCCTAGAATCGATGATCTAATGGATCAGTTACAGGGTGCTGGTGTGTTTTCTAAGATTGATCTGCGATCCGGATATCATCAGATAAGGGTTAGAGATGAGGATATTCCGAAAACTGCTTTTAGAACCCGTTATGGTCATTATGAGTATACAGTAATGTCTTTCGGGTTAACTAATGCCCCCGCAGTATTTATGGATTATATGAATAGAATTTTTTGACCGTATCTGGACAAGTTTGTtattgtcttcattgatgacatttTTGTTTATTCTAAGACTGAAGAGGAGCATGCTTATCACTTGCGAACTGTGCTACAAATTTTGAGAAACAGAAAGTTATACGCTAAGTTATTTAAATGTgaattttggaagagtgaggtaaAGTCTCTCTGTCATGTGGTGAGTAAGCAAGAAATAGCTATGGATCCTGCTAAGGTGGAAGCAGTGATGAATTGGGAGCGACCAACTTCAGTGACAGAGATCAAAAGTTTCTTAGGTTTGGCAGGGTATTATCGTAGATTCATTAAGGGATTTTCACAGCTCGCCTTACCTTTAACTAAGTTGATTAGGAAAGATACGCCTTTTGTTTGGTCTCCAGAATGTGAAGAGAGTTTTCAAGAATTGAAGCACAGATTGACTACTGCACCCGTATTGGTATTGCCTGAATCAAGTGAACCGTTTGAAGTGTACTGTGATGCATCACtgaagggtttagggtgcgttCTGATGCAGCACCAGAATGTTGTGGTATACGCCTCACGGCAGTTAAGGCCGCATGAAGTGAACTATCTGACACACGATTTGGAACTTGCTGCTGTTGTATTTGCTTTAAAGATTTGGAGGCACTATCTCTATGGTGTTAAGTTTCATGTTTTCTCAGACCATAAGAGTTTGAAGTATCTTTTTTAGCAGAAGGAATTGAATTATCATCCAGGAAAAGCGAACGTTGTGGCAGACGCTTTGAGTCGAAAGTCTTTATATGCAACTTGGATGATGCTACGGGAAGAAGAATTACTAAAGGCATTTCAAGGTTTGAATTTGGGAATTAGAGAAGAATTTGGAATCCTGTGTTTGAGTCAGTTGCAGATTTCAAGTGATTTTAAATTAGAACTTTTGAAGGCTCATCGAGATAGTGAAGCGTTACGTAAGGTATTACCAGCAGTTGAACagggaaaacagtggagagtgtcagaAGGTCAGGATGGTTTATGGAGGTTCAAGAACTGGATTATTGTGCCTAATGTTGGAGACCTGCGACAAAGTATCTTGAAGGAAGCTCATAAGAGTGTGTTCTCAATTCATCCAGGGAGTACTAAAATGTATCAGGATCTGAAAGCGATGTTCTGGTGGCAAGGGATGAAAAATGATGTGGCATTACATGTATCTAAATGTTTAACGTGTCAGAAGGTTAAGATTGAGCATCAGAGACCATCAAGGACCCTTCAGTCTTTaaagattccacaatggaaatgggagagtgttgcaatggattttgtgataGGGTTGCCTAGAACCCGATCTGGTTGTGATGCTATTTGGGTAGTTGTGGATCAACTGACAAAAACAACTCACTTCCTTCCCATTCGAATAAGTTGCACAATGGAAGAATTGGTTTGAATGTACATTAAAGAAATTGTCAGGTTACATGGTGTGCCTTCTACCATTATATCTGGCAGACATCTTCGTTTCACATCAAGGTTCTGGGGAGCTTTTTAGCGTGCATTTGAGACTCAACTAAGCTTGAGTACTGCGTATCaccctcaaacagatggtcagtCAGAAAGAACTATTCAGACCTTGGAGGATATGCTAagggcttgtgttttggaccaacctgcgagctgggatcggtatatgccattaattgaatttgtttataataatagctatcatgcgagcatcggaatggctccatATGAGGCTCTGTATGGCAGAAAATGTCAATCTTCGTTGTGTTGGTATGAAACTGGAGAAAGGAGTTTATTAGGGCCTGAGATGATAGCTGAAACGACTGAGCAAATAAAGAAGATTTGTAATCGAATGCTTATAGCCCAAAGCCGTCAAAAGAGCTATGctgatcagaggcgaaagcttTTGGAATTCGAAGAAGGGGAACATGTCTTTTTGAAAGTTACACTAACCACTGGAGTGGGAAGAACCATTAAGACCAAGAAACTGAATTCCCATTATATTGGACCGTTTGAGATCCTGAAGAGAATTAGACCATTGGCTTATAGAATTGCCTTACCGCCGTACCTTTCGAAATTGCACGA
The Arachis stenosperma cultivar V10309 chromosome 7, arast.V10309.gnm1.PFL2, whole genome shotgun sequence genome window above contains:
- the LOC130940030 gene encoding uncharacterized protein LOC130940030, with translation MAPYEALYGRKCQSSLCWYETGERSLLGPEMIAETTEQIKKICNRMLIAQSRQKSYADQRRKLLEFEEGEHVFLKVTLTTGVGRTIKTKKLNSHYIGPFEILKRIRPLAYRIALPPYLSKLHDVFHVSQLRKYTPDASHVLEPEPIQVREDLTLPVIPVRIDDTSVKRLRGREVSLVKVVWSRAGIEEHTWELESDMRKDYPNLFSGN